In one Dermacentor variabilis isolate Ectoservices chromosome 4, ASM5094787v1, whole genome shotgun sequence genomic region, the following are encoded:
- the LOC142579259 gene encoding monocarboxylate transporter 12-like, with protein sequence MDSPRSWLVAVGCCWVNVFTFCMIRSAAVVYVSIIETFQTTREEASWPVTLAATCYFSAALIAGILARHVVVWKITFTACLVAAIAVSLCFFATGVTYLALVYGVVYGLSVGQLSLSSTVINQHFTKYRAVASGLNMAGFSVGGLIFPPTVQFFFDEFGFRGAFLLAGGTILNGTAGTLLQRIPAPKQAPQPAQESAEVTKQNIQDSDTTEAARVLSETTSTLRCQNEESAITKHNMKSGVKNAGFEPSEPADGSTPTENVHVVECSTRCLSVKENIICGRDSPKTKRRANLPVDAEAPIRNILREDYVTHNEDTCQKGAPFPLPVHKAKLTLSAEQSSSKLSVTAAEVHPTEAAQRTSGGVKSALLAAKELFSFLALAKYYVVVLSKAVIVTNGMTFSTVIIDLAMDHGINRWRALTLISAYTGMDLMARLTSGWITDRKFLSRNALMAFCMSVWTAANFYFAFGDSYLVLVIVSCVAGWCNGSTLPLVPVLYMEVVDIGRFSVAYGLSSFLVGLTGLPRPSLTGYFRDKLGSYSGLFLLTGTCSALSAMRWTYVTVREKCCRNRQKE encoded by the exons ATGGACTCCCCGAGGAGCTGGCTCGTGGCAGTCGGCTGCTGCTGGGTCAACGTCTTCACGTTCTGCATGATCCGCTCCGCAGCCGTCGTGTACGTGAGCATCATCGAGACGTTCCAGACGACGCGCGAAGAAGCCTCCTGGCCGGTGACCCTGGCAGCCACATGCTACTTTTCTGCAG CCCTGATAGCAGGTATACTTGCGAGGCACGTGGTCGTGTGGAAGATCACCTTTACCGCGTGCCTTGTCGCTGCTATCGCAGTGTCCTTGTGCTTCTTTGCCACCGGCGTCACCTACCTGGCCCTCGTATACGGAGTCGTTTACG GGCTAAGCGTTGGTCAGCTCTCCCTGTCAAGCACGGTGATCAACCAGCACTTCACCAAGTATCGAGCTGTTGCTTCTGGGCTcaacatggccggcttctccgtgGGCGGTCTCATCTTTCCGCCCACAGTCCAGTTCTTCTTCGACGAGTTCGGCTTCCGGGGTGCATTCTTGCTCGCAGGTGGAACCATACTAAACGGAACTGCTGGCACGCTACTGCAGCGCATACCAGCACCAAAACAGGCTCCTCAGCCTGCACAAGAGTCTGCGGAAGTCACTAAACAGAACATTCAAGACTCGGACACTACGGAGGCAGCGCGCGTGTTGTCAGAAACCACCAGTACGTTGCGCTGTCAAAATGAGGAGTCAGCCATCACGAAGCACAATATGAAGAGCGGCGTGAAAAATGCGGGTTTTGAGCCAAGCGAACCTGCCGACGGAAGCACCCCGACGGAAAACGTGCACGTGGTTGAATGCAGCACACGCTGtctgagcgtgaaagaaaacATCATTTGCGGGCGAGATTCCCCCAAAACAAAAAGGAGAGCTAACTTGCCAGTAGATGCGGAGGCTCCCATCCGAAATATTCTTCGCGAGGACTACGTCACGCATAACGAGGACACGTGCCAAAAGGGTGCGCCGTTTCCGCTTCCTGTGCATAAAGCCAAGTTAACGCTTAGTGCAGAGCAGTCTTCCAGCAAGCTCTCAGTAACTGCTGCGGAAGTGCACCCTACAGAAGCGGCGCAGAGGACTTCCGGAGGTGTCAAGTCAGCGCTGCTGGCGGCCAAAGAACTGTTCAGTTTCCTCGCGCTTGCCAAGTACTACGTTGTGGTCCTGTCCAAAGCCGTTATCGTCACAAATGGAATGACGTTTTCTACAGTTATCATCGACCTCGCCATGGACCACGGCATAAACAGATGGAGGGCGCTCACTTTGATCTCGGCGTACACAGGCATGGACCTTATGGCCAGGCTCACTTCAGGGTGGATCACAGACAGAAAATTTTTGTCCAGGAACGCGTTGATGGCGTTCTGCATGTCAGTCTGGACGGCTGCTAACTTTTACTTCGCATTTGGTGACTCGTACCTCGTGCTCGTGATTGTGTCTTGCGTGGCGGGCTGGTGCAATGGTTCGACGCTGCCGTTGGTTCCGGTGTTGTACATGGAGGTGGTGGACATTGGTCGCTTCAGTGTTGCCTATGGACTAAGTTCATTCTTAGTGGGACTAACGGGACTACCAAGACCATCTCTAACAG GCTACTTCAGGGACAAGCTGGGAAGCTACTCGGGCCTGTTCCTTCTGACCGGTACATGCAGCGCGCTCTCCGCAATGCGCTGGACGTACGTTACCGTGCGAGAAAAGTGCTGCCGAAACCGACAGAAAGAATAA
- the LOC142579258 gene encoding monocarboxylate transporter 12-like: protein MDSQRSWVVAGACFWTNVFAFPLLGAAGVVYVNILNTFHVSREEASWPVSLTSTFYLLAGLLGGILNQYVTIRTILVISCTISALLVSSCYFTTSLWFLIVVLGVLHGIFVGGIRLNVVAINKHFAKYLSSASGLNMAGHSVGGFILPPLLQLLFDQYGFRGALLVCGGISLNAVPAALLCGDPDKPKPLVEHSETSDESGFGKVEFPEEESIATDLSATFYHTCDGVDVLPDKPMKEVARYELLSPVLSEKSPCTLGSSLKAFRTTDLKKEPALQGTALDELSALRQDSAAVTEHSYGFILNPHFYLVTLTHLVVFSNMVTCLTVIIDFAVDCGVPKWNAVLLLQAYSVADVAARLGSGWVTDKRYLSRRAWTALCLLCWAAALASMPQGRSFGTLFACAVVSGWCNGSTLSLVPVLYAEVTDARRYPLCFGAGSSLVGLANLFRPLLIGRFRDNLGGYGGLFYLYAGCTCVMLLFWLLFEVRNWYKAQKILAF, encoded by the exons ATGGACTCGCAGAGAAGCTGGGTCGTGGCTGGCGCCTGCTTCTGGACCAACGTGTTCGCCTTCCCTCTTCTCGGCGCTGCCGGCGTCGTGTACGTCAATATTCTAAACACCTTCCACGTGAGCCGGGAGGAAGCCTCGTGGCCCGTCAGCCTCACGTCCACGTTCTACCTTCTCGCAG GTCTTCTTGGAGGAATCCTGAACCAGTACGTCACCATCCGGACCATCTTGGTGATCTCCTGTACTATCAGCGCCCTGCTCGTCTCATCCTGCTACTTCACCACGAGCCTGTGGTTCTTAATTGTTGTGTTGGGCGTCTTGCATG GAATATTTGTAGGTGGCATCAGGTTAAACGTGGTGGCTATCAACAAACACTTCGCCAAATACTTATCCAGTGCATCGGGACTGAACATGGCCGGTCATTCTGTGGGAGGATTCATCCTGCCGCCGCTGCTTCAGCTTCTGTTCGACCAGTACGGCTTCAGGGGAGCTCTTCTCGTGTGCGGCGGCATCTCGCTCAACGCTGTCCCCGCGGCTCTCCTTTGCGGTGACCCGGACAAACCGAAGCCACTGGTGGAACATAGCGAAACCAGTGATGAAAGCGGTTTTGGAAAGGTCGAATTTCCCGAAGAGGAGTCCATCGCTACTGACTTGAGCGCGACTTTTTATCACACGTGTGATGGAGTGGATGTGCTGCCAGACAAACCAATGAAAGAGGTTGCAAGGTACGAGCTGCTCTCACCTGTCCTCTCGGAGAAAAGCCCTTGTACTCTGGGATCGAGTTTGAAGGCCTTTCGGACGACCGATTTGAAGAAAGAACCAGCGCTTCAGGGCACAGCGCTGGACGAACTCAGCGCTCTTCGCCAAGATAGCGCAGCCGTGACCGAACACAGCTACGGGTTCATTTTAAACCCGCACTTTTACCTGGTGACGCTTACCCACCTCGTTGTATTTTCGAACATGGTGACGTGCCTTACTGTGATAATTGACTTTGCCGTCGATTGCGGCGTTCCCAAGTGGAATGCCGTGCTCTTGCTGCAAGCCTACTCTGTCGCAGATGTCGCGGCGCGTCTCGGTTCGGGCTGGGTGACGGACAAGAGATACCTGTCGAGGAGGGCGTGGACCGCCCTGTGTCTGCTCTGCTGGGCTGCGGCGTTGGCGTCGATGCCGCAAGGGCGTTCCTTCGGAACGTTGTTCGCGTGCGCCGTCGTTTCCGGTTGGTGCAACGGTTCGACGTTGTCCCTGGTCCCGGTTCTCTACGCTGAAGTGACCGACGCGCGGCGTTACCCTCTATGCTTCGGAGCAGGATCCAGCTTGGTCGGCCTCGCCAACCTGTTTCGGCCGTTGTTGATAG GTCGCTTCCGTGATAACCTCGGGGGCTATGGAGGCTTGTTCTACTTGTACGCTGGCTGTACATGCGTGATGTTATTATTCTGGTTATTGTTCGAAGTGCGGAATTGGTACAAAGCGCAAAAGATTTTAGCTTTTTAG